A section of the Campylobacter porcelli genome encodes:
- the tatA gene encoding twin-arginine translocase TatA/TatE family subunit: MGSMSISHWLIVLAIIVLLFGAKKIPELAKGMGKGIKSFKKEMEDDTPLEQIQKSEETTQAKKDESQKSA; this comes from the coding sequence ATGGGTAGTATGAGTATAAGTCATTGGTTGATTGTGTTGGCAATTATTGTTTTATTATTTGGTGCAAAGAAAATTCCAGAACTAGCAAAAGGCATGGGTAAAGGGATAAAAAGCTTCAAAAAAGAGATGGAAGATGATACGCCATTAGAGCAAATTCAAAAGAGCGAAGAGACAACTCAAGCCAAAAAAGATGAGTCTCAAAAGAGTGCCTAA
- the argS gene encoding arginine--tRNA ligase, whose translation MSAKDTLKSEISTILGREVIVEKPKDKMLAHYATPLAFSLAKELRKSPVAIADEMAKKFNSPNYEVSAVNGYINFKLSGEFLNSLADKALQSGEKFGSKEIKNPKSIFLEYISANPTGPLHIGHVRGAVYGDTLARVARHIGMGVHTEYYINDAGNQIDLLGISISLRAREILFNESVEYPPKYYRGDYIDELAKEAYERFGKDIFDSSRNLELAEFAKDRVLEIIKKDLADAGITIDNWASEKSYYSELEPTLKRLEKSGEIYKKDETTYIASTKLGDDSDRVVVRSDGRPTYLAGDIIYHNIKFSNEYDTYINIWGADHHGYIARLKAAIHFLGYDESKLEVILMQMVSLLKDGKPFKMSKRAGTSVLMSDILAEIGSDALRFIFISKANSSSLEFDIDELKKQDSSNPVFYINYAHARINQIFTKAGKTPADVANVSLANLSDEGKNLLFEALIMPEILEDALNQRSLHKIPDYLKFLSASFHKFYNENRVVGSQNENELLKLFSVVALSIKVALNLMGIKAKDIMEN comes from the coding sequence ATGAGTGCCAAAGATACGCTAAAAAGCGAGATAAGCACCATTTTAGGGCGTGAAGTTATAGTAGAAAAACCAAAAGATAAGATGTTAGCTCACTATGCTACGCCACTTGCTTTTAGTCTAGCAAAAGAGTTAAGAAAGTCCCCAGTTGCTATAGCTGATGAGATGGCGAAAAAATTTAATTCGCCAAATTATGAGGTGAGTGCTGTAAATGGATATATAAATTTCAAATTAAGTGGCGAATTTTTAAATTCCCTAGCTGATAAGGCACTACAAAGTGGAGAAAAATTTGGCTCTAAAGAGATTAAAAATCCTAAAAGCATATTTTTAGAGTATATCAGTGCTAATCCTACTGGTCCATTGCATATAGGCCATGTGCGTGGTGCTGTTTATGGTGATACATTAGCTAGAGTGGCTAGACATATTGGTATGGGCGTGCATACTGAGTATTATATAAATGATGCTGGTAATCAAATAGACCTACTTGGTATCTCTATCTCTCTTAGGGCGCGTGAAATTTTGTTTAATGAAAGTGTAGAGTATCCGCCAAAGTATTATAGGGGAGATTATATTGATGAGTTAGCTAAGGAGGCTTATGAGAGATTTGGTAAGGATATTTTTGACTCCAGTCGCAACCTTGAATTAGCTGAATTTGCTAAGGATAGGGTACTTGAGATTATAAAAAAAGATCTAGCAGACGCTGGCATTACTATCGATAATTGGGCGAGTGAGAAATCTTATTATAGTGAGTTAGAGCCAACTCTTAAGCGTTTAGAAAAAAGCGGTGAAATATATAAAAAAGATGAAACAACCTATATCGCTTCTACTAAGCTTGGCGATGATAGTGATAGGGTTGTCGTGCGAAGTGATGGTCGCCCTACATATCTAGCTGGTGATATAATCTATCATAATATTAAATTTTCTAATGAATATGATACTTATATAAATATTTGGGGTGCTGACCATCACGGCTATATCGCTAGATTAAAGGCTGCTATACATTTTCTTGGTTATGATGAGAGTAAGCTTGAAGTGATTTTAATGCAGATGGTAAGCCTTTTAAAAGATGGTAAGCCTTTTAAAATGAGTAAGAGAGCTGGGACTTCTGTGCTGATGAGTGATATTTTAGCTGAGATTGGTAGTGATGCTTTGAGATTTATATTTATCTCTAAGGCTAACAGCTCAAGCCTTGAGTTTGATATTGATGAGTTAAAAAAGCAAGATAGCTCAAATCCAGTATTTTATATCAACTACGCCCACGCTAGAATAAATCAGATTTTTACAAAAGCGGGTAAAACCCCTGCAGATGTAGCTAATGTATCTTTAGCAAATTTAAGCGATGAGGGTAAAAATCTGCTATTTGAAGCACTGATTATGCCTGAAATTTTAGAAGATGCACTAAACCAAAGAAGTTTGCATAAAATCCCAGATTATCTAAAATTCCTTAGTGCGAGTTTTCATAAATTCTATAATGAAAATAGGGTTGTAGGTAGCCAAAATGAGAATGAGCTTTTAAAGCTATTTAGCGTTGTAGCGCTAAGTATCAAAGTGGCGTTAAATTTAATGGGGATAAAAGCTAAAGATATAATGGAAAATTAA
- the fliR gene encoding flagellar biosynthetic protein FliR: MEFVNYLGQENVVTFFLLLVRTGALMVFFPFFNHLQIPVVIKATLSFMLTLYLFPLAPQVNLDGLNIQYLILEALAEIMLGLCAGLFLTLVFGAVQLAGEQISMIMGFSMATVIDPQSGINAPLISNILNLIVLLAFLLFDGHHLILYFLAYGLEFIPLGGFYPEQNIIKYAAQGMVNLFLYGFIISFPILALTLMSDLIFGMLMKTMPQFNLLVVGYPIKITIAFVVLMAILAVIVKVFTTLMMKVLNDLPSLFY, from the coding sequence GTGGAATTTGTAAATTATCTTGGGCAAGAAAATGTAGTTACATTTTTTTTACTTCTTGTTAGAACTGGTGCTTTGATGGTGTTTTTCCCATTTTTTAACCATTTACAAATTCCAGTTGTCATCAAAGCCACGCTCTCATTTATGCTTACTCTTTACTTATTTCCACTTGCCCCACAGGTAAATCTTGATGGATTAAACATTCAGTATTTGATCTTAGAGGCCTTAGCAGAGATTATGCTTGGGCTGTGTGCGGGGCTATTTTTGACCTTGGTTTTTGGTGCGGTGCAGTTAGCTGGAGAGCAAATTTCGATGATTATGGGCTTTTCGATGGCTACGGTTATTGATCCACAAAGTGGAATTAATGCTCCACTAATCTCAAATATCTTAAATTTGATTGTGTTGCTAGCTTTTTTACTATTTGATGGGCATCATTTGATACTATATTTTTTAGCTTATGGGCTTGAGTTTATCCCTCTTGGCGGATTTTATCCTGAGCAAAATATCATTAAATACGCAGCTCAAGGTATGGTAAATCTCTTTTTATACGGCTTTATCATCTCATTTCCTATTTTAGCTCTTACTTTAATGTCAGATTTAATATTTGGAATGCTTATGAAAACCATGCCGCAATTTAATCTACTTGTAGTTGGCTATCCTATTAAAATTACCATCGCATTTGTGGTATTGATGGCTATACTTGCTGTGATTGTGAAGGTTTTTACAACGCTAATGATGAAGGTTTTAAATGATTTACCAAGTTTATTTTACTAA
- the rsfS gene encoding ribosome silencing factor: MQNRVNRIVKILDDKKAENIEIIDMQGRDYLSKFVVVATTLAPRHGFALLDDLKSELKPVGEEFLGVESSDDWIVIDLGDIMIHLMSETYRAKYNIEEFLKELNIKSK; the protein is encoded by the coding sequence ATGCAAAATAGAGTAAATAGAATTGTTAAAATATTAGATGATAAAAAGGCTGAAAATATCGAAATTATAGATATGCAAGGTAGAGATTATCTTAGTAAATTTGTAGTTGTAGCAACCACTTTAGCCCCAAGGCACGGATTTGCCTTGCTTGATGATTTAAAAAGTGAGCTAAAGCCAGTTGGGGAGGAGTTCTTAGGTGTAGAAAGTAGCGATGACTGGATAGTAATAGACCTAGGAGATATAATGATCCACCTTATGAGTGAGACTTATAGAGCAAAATACAATATCGAAGAGTTCTTAAAAGAGCTAAATATAAAATCTAAGTAA
- a CDS encoding TVP38/TMEM64 family protein, with the protein MRLILFIFFIIFCVVILSSFNQQNLSEFMSDYGKFGWAIYIGFWVILPIFLFPAGILAIGGGAILGFWEALICAMIGVGINSAIMYFIARYFSGAFDTAKFERVKNKFCKDEFSLIILLRLIPIVPYNVVNYMAGALRFDFVKFIIAGVLGKLISAVLFINLGSNITNYKSYEFWLALLLVVLMGAVAFWVRKILNRRVG; encoded by the coding sequence ATGAGATTAATTTTATTTATATTTTTTATAATTTTTTGTGTGGTGATTTTATCTAGTTTTAATCAGCAAAATTTAAGCGAATTTATGAGCGATTATGGCAAATTTGGCTGGGCGATTTATATCGGATTTTGGGTAATTTTGCCTATATTTTTATTTCCGGCTGGGATTTTGGCTATTGGTGGTGGGGCGATTTTGGGCTTTTGGGAGGCTTTAATCTGTGCGATGATAGGGGTTGGGATAAACTCAGCTATAATGTATTTTATCGCAAGATATTTTAGTGGGGCTTTTGACACTGCTAAATTTGAGAGAGTTAAAAATAAATTTTGTAAGGATGAATTTAGTCTAATAATTTTGCTTAGATTAATACCAATTGTCCCTTATAATGTTGTGAATTACATGGCTGGGGCGTTGAGGTTTGATTTTGTTAAATTTATCATTGCCGGGGTGCTTGGCAAATTAATTAGTGCGGTGCTATTTATAAATTTAGGAAGCAACATAACAAACTATAAAAGCTATGAGTTTTGGCTAGCCCTACTCCTTGTGGTTTTGATGGGTGCGGTGGCATTTTGGGTTAGAAAAATTCTAAATAGGAGAGTTGGATGA
- a CDS encoding non-canonical purine NTP pyrophosphatase: MKIVLATNNMDKVREIKAYYNKFEVLALGDICKPFEIQEYGKSFYENAMIKADAVYDKIKELGLENECIALSDDSGISVEALGFAPGIYSARYSGDGASDASNRAKLISELKKLGLSHSKAFYTACIGIGSKYGRYGVHGFMYGEVIDRELGDNGFGYDFMFIPDGFDKTIGQIDESIKLQISHRSKGLELAKPILKMLSRYY, translated from the coding sequence ATGAAGATAGTTTTAGCCACAAATAATATGGATAAGGTAAGAGAGATTAAGGCTTATTATAATAAATTTGAAGTTTTGGCTTTAGGCGATATATGTAAGCCCTTTGAGATACAAGAGTATGGCAAGAGCTTTTATGAAAATGCTATGATAAAAGCAGATGCTGTGTATGATAAAATCAAAGAGCTTGGCTTAGAAAATGAGTGTATAGCCCTAAGCGATGATAGTGGGATAAGCGTAGAAGCACTAGGCTTTGCCCCTGGGATTTACTCAGCTAGATATAGTGGTGATGGGGCTAGTGATGCTAGTAATAGAGCAAAATTGATTAGCGAGTTAAAAAAATTAGGCTTAAGCCACTCTAAGGCATTTTATACTGCTTGTATTGGTATTGGCTCTAAATATGGCAGATATGGCGTCCATGGATTTATGTATGGAGAAGTCATCGATAGAGAGCTTGGGGATAATGGCTTTGGGTATGATTTTATGTTTATTCCTGATGGATTTGATAAGACTATAGGGCAGATTGATGAGAGTATCAAGCTTCAAATTTCGCACCGATCTAAAGGGCTAGAACTAGCTAAACCTATACTTAAAATGTTGAGTAGATATTATTGA
- a CDS encoding LptF/LptG family permease, with product MNLFARYSSFIYFKYFFIIFISLIGFYVVIDTLTNLKNLPSSANLQLIYVSLTALISVNYILPISLVLALIVTMINLIRSNELVSFYALGVSKNRLIMPIFTIALAISFGYIGLCFTQFAYAKERQESLEDFQSFERFTNWIFLRFENKFIYIDKLFGDKQSAKDIKIFDMNGSQILSQIIAKEGSYKDNIWILKDNTIITLPQDIKLGGSGLEIKNLDEIVALNNFRPRIIESIKNSDNLYSIGDAIDAIRTFKNENINITKIKSTLYSMIFFPLFAPFMILILYYYMPLTGRFASLAIASFISIFVSLCVWGVLFLLVRISINGAIAAEFGIILPIIILMLFAGYKVYKNR from the coding sequence ATGAATCTTTTTGCTAGATATAGTTCGTTTATATATTTTAAATATTTTTTTATCATATTTATCTCTTTGATTGGATTTTATGTAGTTATCGATACACTAACTAATCTAAAAAATCTCCCAAGTAGTGCTAATTTACAGCTTATTTATGTTAGTTTGACTGCGTTAATTTCAGTTAATTATATCTTGCCAATATCTTTGGTTTTAGCGTTGATTGTAACTATGATTAATCTCATTCGCTCCAATGAATTAGTGAGCTTTTACGCTTTAGGAGTTAGTAAAAACCGCCTAATAATGCCGATTTTTACCATTGCTTTGGCTATTAGTTTTGGATATATTGGACTATGCTTTACCCAATTTGCCTATGCTAAAGAGCGTCAAGAGTCGCTTGAGGATTTTCAAAGTTTTGAGAGATTTACTAACTGGATATTTTTGCGATTTGAGAATAAATTTATATATATTGATAAGCTTTTTGGGGATAAACAAAGTGCTAAAGATATAAAAATATTTGATATGAATGGCAGTCAAATTCTATCCCAAATCATCGCTAAAGAGGGTAGCTATAAGGATAATATCTGGATTTTAAAAGATAATACTATTATCACTTTACCACAAGATATTAAGCTAGGTGGCAGTGGACTTGAGATTAAAAATTTAGATGAGATAGTCGCACTTAATAACTTCCGCCCACGCATAATAGAGAGTATAAAAAATAGCGATAATCTCTACTCTATTGGCGATGCTATCGATGCTATTAGGACTTTTAAAAACGAAAATATCAATATAACTAAAATCAAATCCACACTATACTCAATGATATTTTTCCCGCTTTTTGCCCCGTTTATGATATTGATATTATACTACTATATGCCACTTACTGGGAGATTTGCGAGTTTGGCAATTGCTAGCTTTATATCGATTTTTGTATCGCTTTGTGTTTGGGGGGTGCTATTTTTATTAGTGCGAATTAGTATTAATGGTGCAATAGCTGCTGAATTTGGGATAATTTTACCAATTATTATATTAATGCTATTTGCTGGATATAAGGTATATAAGAATAGATAA
- the gmk gene encoding guanylate kinase produces the protein MKGQILIISGPSGSGKSTLLSRLMSEFDNIYFSISSTTRMPRDGEQDGVDYNFISVDEFKKGIDEGKFLEWANVHKNYYGTSLEPVEKALKDGKIVIFDIDVQGFYLVMKKYSSIITSVFITTKDRYELKRRLINRGSDDAQTIENRLFNAATEIAHIGEYDYLIINENIDKSYDCLKSIFVSMGSKSQSFDINEVIESWNEC, from the coding sequence ATGAAAGGTCAAATTCTAATAATTAGCGGTCCTAGCGGAAGCGGTAAAAGCACGCTATTGTCTCGTTTAATGAGTGAATTTGACAATATATATTTTTCTATATCTAGCACCACAAGGATGCCACGAGATGGCGAACAAGATGGGGTTGATTATAATTTTATTAGTGTTGATGAGTTTAAAAAAGGAATTGATGAGGGTAAATTTTTAGAGTGGGCAAATGTGCATAAAAACTACTATGGCACCAGTCTTGAGCCGGTAGAAAAAGCACTAAAAGATGGTAAAATAGTGATATTTGATATTGATGTGCAAGGCTTTTATCTAGTTATGAAGAAGTATAGTAGCATTATCACATCTGTATTTATAACTACAAAAGATAGATATGAGCTTAAAAGACGCCTTATAAATCGAGGTAGTGATGACGCTCAAACTATAGAAAATAGGCTATTTAACGCAGCTACAGAGATAGCTCATATCGGCGAGTATGACTATCTAATAATCAACGAAAATATAGATAAATCATATGATTGTCTAAAATCTATATTTGTCTCTATGGGCTCAAAGAGCCAAAGTTTTGATATTAATGAAGTTATAGAGAGTTGGAATGAGTGTTAA
- the nadD gene encoding nicotinate (nicotinamide) nucleotide adenylyltransferase encodes MNIAIFGGSFDPPHFGHDMIVKSALNSLNIDKLIIIPTFLSPFKSKFSAPPLLRLEWCKDLWLNLDSKIIVSDYEIRQNKAVYTIDSVKYFKDKLNANKIYLIIGADQLENLHKWHKFDELDKIVSFVVASRDGIEIKPNLQKLDINVKISSSKIKSKLDFDQIPNTILDSVKKFYKDTNAK; translated from the coding sequence TTGAATATAGCCATTTTTGGTGGAAGTTTCGACCCACCGCATTTTGGTCATGATATGATTGTAAAATCAGCGTTAAATAGTTTAAATATTGATAAACTTATCATTATTCCAACATTTCTAAGCCCATTTAAGAGTAAATTTAGTGCGCCGCCGCTTCTAAGGCTTGAGTGGTGTAAGGATTTGTGGCTAAATTTAGATAGCAAAATCATAGTAAGCGACTATGAAATTCGTCAAAACAAAGCAGTTTATACTATAGATAGCGTTAAATACTTTAAAGATAAATTAAACGCTAATAAAATTTATCTAATAATCGGCGCTGACCAGCTAGAAAATCTGCATAAATGGCATAAATTTGATGAGCTTGATAAAATTGTAAGCTTTGTAGTAGCTAGCAGAGATGGGATTGAAATTAAGCCAAATTTGCAAAAACTGGATATAAATGTTAAAATCTCATCTTCAAAGATTAAGTCCAAGCTGGATTTCGACCAAATTCCAAATACTATTTTAGATAGTGTTAAAAAATTTTACAAGGATACAAATGCAAAATAG